A genomic region of Pyrus communis chromosome 14, drPyrComm1.1, whole genome shotgun sequence contains the following coding sequences:
- the LOC137716177 gene encoding multiple organellar RNA editing factor 9, chloroplastic-like: MAMAPSLYLTSKALIATPRPSLLPPSLQPSFSTLRFNSEIRPLTRSVPSKLPVRAVNDSDYSSRRSSSNEQRETIMLPGCDYNHWLIVMEFPKDPAPTREQMIETYLNTLASVLGSMEEAKKNMYAFSTTTYTGFQCTVSEETSEKFKGLPGVLWVLPDSYIDVKNKDYGGDKYVNGEIIPGNYPVYQPKKRRESKFESRRYERRRDGPPPERRKPKQEATPSDSASG, from the exons ATGGCAATGGCGCCGAGCCTCTATCTCACATCCAAAGCCCTAATAGCAACCCCAAGACCCTCCCTTTTGCCTCCTTCTCTGCAACCCTCTTTCTCTACGCTCCGATTCAACTCAGAGATTCGGCCTTTGACTCGCTCGGTTCCCTCTAAGCTGCCCGTTCGAGCTGTGAACGACAGTGACTACTCGTCGAGGAGAAGCAGCAGCAATGAGCAGAGGGAGACGATTATGTTGCCGGGCTGTGACTATAACCACTGGCTTATTGTCATGGAGTTCCCTAAAGACCCTGCCCCAACTAGGGAGCAAATGATTGAGACCTACCTCAACACTCTCGCTTCTGTTCTTGGAAG CATGGAAGAAGCAAAGAAGAACATGTATGCTTTTAGCACCACCACCTACACTGGATTCCAATGTACTGTATCTGAAGAAACATCTGAAAAATTCAAAG GATTGCCTGGTGTTCTCTGGGTGTTGCCAGATTCATATATAGATGTTAAAAACAAGGATTATGGAG GTGATAAATATGTTAATGGAGAGATAATTCCTGGAAACTACCCTGTTTATCAACCAAAGAAACGGAGAGAATCAAAATTTGAGAGCAGAAGATATGAAAGACGAAGAGATGGACCTCCTCCTGAACGAAGAAAACCTAAACAAGAAGCAACTCCATCAGACTCAGCATCTGGATGA